One stretch of Leptospira bouyouniensis DNA includes these proteins:
- a CDS encoding CapA family protein has translation MKLRFFFLVFFFPILVFALDLPEIQEEPLELPKSFFYQFQTETGESISYPSSTKLWFGGDVMFNWGVRDSMRSEDVFFPFRSFFQFLDQFDFRFINLETPILHKTPTADQRKSYVFYGERRDLTVLRSLGIDGVFLGNNHTMDFGENGLFETLNLLDEFKILHTGAGKNTDHALQPILVKKGNTEFRLFSFSDTGETRLFSGTNSPGAAYFRVATAEKLIKKTKPNQVNILSVHWGVEYNPTPMDTERNAAKYLINAGYKVIIGHHPHVPQGIEVFPKGIVVYSLGNFFFGSKNQYLKHNISIVTHFDGDKLLFVEVIPVFGKHQSLPGDHYFFPLGPKEAESFLKEYAILCKQLGTDLVISGGRGYVFFEKELKAKLKP, from the coding sequence ATGAAACTTCGTTTTTTCTTTTTAGTATTTTTTTTCCCGATCCTTGTTTTTGCTTTGGATCTTCCTGAAATACAAGAAGAACCACTCGAATTACCTAAATCATTTTTCTACCAATTTCAAACGGAAACTGGCGAATCAATTTCGTATCCAAGTTCAACAAAACTCTGGTTCGGTGGGGATGTAATGTTCAATTGGGGTGTCCGCGATTCTATGCGTTCAGAGGATGTGTTTTTTCCTTTTCGAAGTTTTTTTCAATTCCTAGATCAATTTGACTTTCGTTTCATCAATTTAGAAACTCCTATTTTACACAAAACACCCACTGCTGACCAAAGAAAATCCTATGTTTTTTATGGAGAACGAAGGGACTTAACCGTTTTACGTTCATTAGGTATTGATGGGGTATTTCTCGGGAATAACCATACAATGGATTTTGGTGAAAATGGTCTCTTTGAAACCTTAAACCTCTTAGATGAATTTAAAATCTTACATACAGGCGCCGGAAAAAATACAGACCATGCCTTACAACCTATACTTGTAAAAAAAGGGAATACCGAGTTTCGATTGTTTTCTTTTTCGGATACGGGCGAAACTCGGCTTTTTTCGGGAACTAATTCACCAGGAGCAGCTTACTTCCGGGTTGCCACTGCAGAAAAGCTCATCAAAAAAACAAAACCAAATCAAGTGAATATCTTATCTGTACATTGGGGAGTGGAATACAACCCAACACCAATGGATACGGAACGAAACGCAGCAAAATATTTAATTAATGCCGGTTATAAAGTAATCATCGGACACCACCCTCATGTTCCTCAAGGGATTGAAGTGTTTCCAAAAGGCATTGTTGTGTATTCACTTGGGAATTTTTTCTTCGGCTCTAAAAACCAATATTTAAAACACAATATATCGATAGTTACACATTTTGACGGCGACAAACTGTTGTTTGTGGAAGTGATCCCTGTGTTTGGCAAACACCAAAGTTTACCTGGAGATCATTATTTTTTCCCACTAGGACCAAAAGAAGCTGAAAGTTTTTTAAAGGAGTATGCAATCCTTTGTAAACAACTCGGAACTGATTTGGTGATTTCAGGGGGAAGGGGTTATGTTTTTTTTGAAAAGGAACTAAAGGCCAAACTAAAACCGTAG
- the rpsF gene encoding 30S ribosomal protein S6, giving the protein MRNYEITNILREGNVEETKSAVKELLSKYNFTIQGEEDWGSKRLWHPVGQDEQGHFTLIKCSGSPAEVAKIEHEFKLNANILKTLVIRANG; this is encoded by the coding sequence ATGAGAAACTACGAAATCACGAATATTCTTCGTGAAGGGAATGTAGAAGAGACGAAGTCTGCCGTTAAAGAACTTCTCTCCAAATACAACTTCACGATCCAAGGCGAAGAGGATTGGGGTTCTAAAAGACTCTGGCATCCCGTTGGACAAGACGAACAAGGCCATTTTACACTCATTAAGTGTTCTGGATCTCCAGCCGAAGTTGCAAAGATTGAACATGAGTTCAAACTCAATGCGAACATTTTAAAAACCCTCGTAATTAGGGCAAATGGCTAA
- a CDS encoding single-stranded DNA-binding protein: MANDLNKVLLIGRMTRDPEFKSVNGSSVVNFSIANNRVYVTNGEKKEETHYFDCVAWGRLADILKQYAGKGKQVAIEGRLQQQSWETPEGKKASKIRVYVETAQLLGGQGQGGGSGDRSDSSNSYDSGVSSGYDDYPAGDDDIPF, from the coding sequence ATGGCTAACGATCTAAACAAAGTACTACTCATCGGTCGAATGACACGTGATCCGGAATTTAAGTCGGTGAACGGAAGTTCTGTTGTCAATTTTTCAATTGCGAATAACAGAGTTTATGTGACGAACGGCGAAAAAAAAGAGGAAACTCATTATTTCGACTGCGTTGCATGGGGCCGACTTGCTGACATTTTAAAACAATATGCAGGCAAGGGTAAACAAGTAGCAATCGAAGGTAGACTCCAACAACAGTCATGGGAAACTCCTGAAGGCAAAAAAGCCTCGAAAATCCGCGTTTATGTCGAGACCGCACAGTTATTGGGTGGGCAAGGACAAGGTGGAGGATCCGGAGACCGTTCTGACAGTTCCAATTCTTATGATTCCGGCGTAAGTAGTGGTTATGATGATTATCCAGCCGGTGATGACGACATTCCTTTTTGA
- the rpsR gene encoding 30S ribosomal protein S18, with amino-acid sequence MDDDEKGGFRGKDGEGKFGRKNAKYKKKVCKFCADKALLAGLDYKRVDILERFVTNRGKIIPRRITGTCGKHQRALAREIRKSRSIGLLPFKVL; translated from the coding sequence ATGGATGACGACGAAAAAGGTGGTTTCCGTGGTAAAGACGGAGAAGGTAAGTTCGGTCGTAAAAATGCAAAATACAAAAAGAAAGTATGTAAGTTCTGCGCTGACAAAGCGTTACTTGCAGGACTTGATTACAAACGAGTTGATATCTTAGAAAGATTTGTGACCAACAGAGGTAAAATCATTCCAAGAAGGATCACAGGAACATGTGGCAAACACCAAAGAGCCCTTGCTCGTGAAATCAGAAAATCCAGATCCATCGGCTTATTGCCGTTTAAAGTTCTGTAG
- the rplI gene encoding 50S ribosomal protein L9, which translates to MKVVLQKDVLNLGDAGDVKEVADGYARNFLIPRRLAVRANDGNTKAAIHQKRLADLKREKRVKVMKDLSSSIDGKTYEVKVKVGENDKLFGSVTANDIALAIKNTGVELDKRKLELGEPIKSVGEFKIKVRLAEGVVPQIVVKVVGQA; encoded by the coding sequence ATGAAAGTTGTATTACAAAAAGACGTATTAAATCTTGGTGATGCTGGGGATGTAAAAGAAGTTGCTGATGGTTATGCTCGTAACTTTCTCATTCCAAGAAGACTTGCAGTACGTGCAAACGATGGTAACACCAAAGCTGCAATCCACCAAAAAAGACTTGCTGATCTAAAACGCGAAAAACGTGTAAAAGTGATGAAAGATCTTTCTTCTTCGATTGATGGTAAAACATACGAAGTGAAAGTAAAAGTGGGTGAGAACGACAAACTTTTTGGTTCTGTAACAGCGAATGATATTGCTCTCGCAATTAAAAACACTGGAGTAGAACTCGACAAACGTAAACTAGAGTTAGGTGAACCAATTAAGTCAGTTGGTGAATTTAAAATCAAAGTTCGTTTGGCTGAAGGTGTTGTACCTCAAATCGTAGTTAAAGTCGTCGGCCAAGCATAG
- the dnaB gene encoding replicative DNA helicase, with amino-acid sequence MNSNPLQEIESEKNLIGYLLMRGVAGQEDLGLSPDDFYMDTHRRVFEAVTDLINEGTNIDLVTVTNQMREKRLFKDESRDLEYITSLYKDTVPFQPLDYYVRRVKRVSDRRKYVEALSQAIDKVKIEPGENDSVFSLVEQSLMDISRQERSKGLRKVKDDANALIDYIKNVVAASQNGTGGINGLKTHFTGLDMATTGLKSHELMILAARPGNGKTTFALNIAANAALKERKTVVIFSLEMSRIELLLKLISADARIDSYALKAGTLTSAQMSQLKDSIGNITSASLYIDDSGYLTIQEFSARLRQLRTTEEIGLVIVDYLQLMSDPKAAMGGRQQEVANISRGLKQMAREVGCPIIALSQMNRSIENRSKDQRPQLSDLRESGAIEQDADIVCFIYREEMVKPPEELDPNKRGMAEIIIAKNRAGATADFPLMFNPKISRFDNVPL; translated from the coding sequence ATGAATTCTAACCCCCTTCAGGAGATAGAGTCTGAGAAGAACTTAATCGGTTACCTACTCATGAGAGGGGTAGCCGGGCAGGAAGACTTAGGTCTTAGCCCAGATGACTTTTATATGGATACCCATAGACGAGTTTTTGAGGCTGTCACGGATCTTATCAATGAAGGGACAAACATTGACCTAGTAACGGTCACAAACCAAATGCGGGAAAAACGTCTTTTTAAAGATGAATCCCGCGACCTGGAATACATCACATCTCTCTACAAAGACACTGTCCCCTTTCAACCGTTAGACTATTATGTTCGTCGAGTGAAACGTGTTTCGGACAGGCGTAAGTATGTAGAAGCATTAAGCCAAGCGATTGATAAAGTCAAAATTGAACCTGGCGAAAACGATTCTGTTTTTAGTCTTGTGGAACAATCGCTTATGGATATCTCCCGCCAAGAGAGATCCAAAGGATTACGAAAGGTCAAAGATGATGCCAATGCACTCATTGATTATATCAAAAATGTCGTGGCAGCAAGCCAAAATGGTACGGGTGGGATCAATGGTTTAAAAACCCATTTTACAGGTCTTGATATGGCAACCACAGGCCTTAAGTCTCACGAACTTATGATCCTTGCCGCGCGTCCTGGTAACGGAAAAACAACCTTTGCCCTCAACATTGCTGCCAACGCAGCTTTGAAAGAGCGTAAAACGGTAGTTATCTTTTCACTGGAGATGAGTCGGATCGAACTCCTTTTGAAACTCATCAGTGCCGATGCAAGGATTGATTCCTATGCATTAAAAGCCGGGACGTTGACATCAGCTCAGATGTCACAACTCAAAGACAGTATTGGTAATATTACATCGGCAAGTTTGTACATAGATGATTCAGGATATTTGACAATCCAAGAGTTTTCGGCAAGACTCAGACAACTTCGGACCACAGAAGAAATCGGACTTGTGATAGTGGATTATTTACAGCTGATGAGTGATCCAAAAGCAGCTATGGGTGGGCGTCAGCAAGAAGTTGCCAATATTTCGAGAGGACTCAAACAAATGGCACGTGAAGTGGGTTGCCCAATTATCGCCCTATCACAGATGAACCGTTCCATTGAAAACCGCTCCAAAGACCAAAGGCCACAACTTTCCGACTTACGGGAGTCAGGTGCCATTGAGCAGGATGCGGACATTGTATGTTTTATATATCGGGAAGAAATGGTGAAACCTCCCGAAGAGCTTGACCCAAACAAAAGGGGAATGGCTGAGATCATCATCGCCAAAAACAGAGCGGGAGCAACGGCCGATTTTCCATTGATGTTCAATCCGAAAATCAGTCGTTTCGATAACGTTCCATTATAA
- the aspS gene encoding aspartate--tRNA ligase, with the protein MNHWVTSEYKNRISATNVSDASVGNTLFLSGWAFRYRDQGGVIFIDLRDRSGILQIVARKEILGDDFSKVEKIRSEYVIAVKGKLALRDAESVNPKMETGKYELIAESVEILNTSKTPPFTLDEFDPSGEEIRLKYRYLDMRREELRDRLVLRHKLTFALREYLDSKSFLEIETPILNKSTPEGARDFLVPSRLNAGEFYALPQSPQLFKQILMIGGMERYFQIVKCFRDEDLRADRQPEFTQLDMEFSFVTEEDIRREIESMWAFALKKVFQLEVNAPFMTMPYHVAMEEYGSDKPDIRFGMKLVNVSDHVKSCDFQVFTGAIASGGVVKAICVPGGSTISRKEIEDLTAWLSRDFRAKGLAYMKHGVNGLESTITKRFSPEALEAIAKAVGSKEGDMVFFGADTSKIVNASLGALRLKLSEKYDPPKVPFSFHWVVDFPMFELDETTKSWTFLHHPFTSPKEEDFQKLRDWKAGKEVDLSSIGAKAYDLVLNGTEIGGGSIRIHNPEIQSLVLEAIGIGEEDAKSKFGFLLDALSFGAPPHGGIAFGVDRIMMLLTGGTSIRDVIAFPKTQKGTCMMSEAPGPVEAKQLEELKLRVVTI; encoded by the coding sequence TTGAATCACTGGGTAACATCAGAATACAAAAATAGAATTAGCGCCACAAATGTCTCAGATGCATCTGTTGGAAATACATTATTCCTTTCGGGCTGGGCCTTTCGTTACCGCGACCAAGGAGGTGTGATTTTTATCGACCTTCGTGATCGTTCTGGAATTTTACAAATTGTTGCAAGGAAAGAAATCCTTGGAGATGATTTTTCCAAAGTCGAAAAAATTCGATCTGAATATGTGATTGCAGTAAAGGGAAAACTAGCTCTAAGAGATGCTGAATCCGTCAATCCGAAGATGGAAACCGGCAAATACGAGTTAATTGCCGAATCTGTTGAAATCTTAAATACATCCAAAACTCCTCCTTTCACTTTAGATGAATTTGATCCATCTGGTGAAGAAATCCGTTTGAAATATCGTTATCTTGATATGCGTAGGGAAGAACTTAGGGATCGTTTGGTTTTACGTCACAAACTAACATTTGCTTTGCGAGAGTATTTGGATAGTAAATCCTTTTTAGAAATTGAAACTCCCATTTTAAATAAATCCACACCGGAAGGAGCAAGGGATTTTTTAGTACCATCTCGTTTGAATGCAGGTGAGTTTTATGCATTACCACAATCACCTCAACTTTTCAAACAAATCCTGATGATTGGTGGGATGGAACGATACTTCCAAATCGTTAAATGTTTTCGGGATGAAGACTTACGTGCTGACCGCCAACCTGAATTCACACAACTCGATATGGAGTTTTCTTTTGTCACAGAAGAAGACATTCGTCGTGAAATTGAATCCATGTGGGCCTTTGCTTTAAAGAAGGTGTTCCAATTAGAAGTGAATGCTCCCTTTATGACCATGCCTTACCATGTCGCGATGGAAGAATATGGTTCCGACAAACCTGATATCCGTTTTGGAATGAAACTTGTGAATGTTTCGGATCATGTGAAGTCTTGTGATTTCCAAGTATTTACTGGTGCCATTGCCAGTGGTGGAGTTGTAAAAGCCATTTGTGTACCTGGTGGCTCGACAATTTCAAGAAAAGAAATCGAAGACCTCACTGCATGGCTTTCCCGTGACTTCCGTGCCAAAGGCCTTGCTTATATGAAACACGGAGTTAATGGTCTTGAATCTACCATCACCAAACGTTTTTCACCAGAAGCACTTGAGGCAATTGCAAAAGCAGTCGGATCCAAGGAAGGGGATATGGTATTCTTTGGAGCAGATACATCAAAAATTGTAAATGCTTCTCTCGGTGCCTTACGTTTGAAATTATCTGAAAAGTATGATCCACCTAAAGTTCCATTTAGTTTTCATTGGGTAGTTGACTTTCCTATGTTTGAATTGGATGAAACAACCAAATCATGGACATTCCTTCACCATCCATTTACCTCTCCGAAAGAAGAAGACTTTCAGAAACTAAGGGATTGGAAGGCAGGGAAAGAAGTTGACCTTTCGTCAATTGGTGCGAAAGCTTATGACTTGGTTCTCAATGGAACAGAAATTGGTGGTGGTTCAATTCGGATCCACAACCCAGAAATACAAAGTCTTGTTTTGGAAGCCATTGGGATTGGGGAAGAAGATGCCAAATCCAAATTTGGATTCTTACTGGATGCACTTTCTTTTGGTGCACCTCCACATGGGGGGATTGCCTTTGGTGTGGATCGGATCATGATGTTACTCACTGGTGGAACTTCTATCCGTGATGTGATTGCTTTCCCAAAAACACAAAAAGGAACTTGTATGATGAGCGAAGCACCAGGTCCTGTGGAAGCAAAACAATTAGAAGAATTAAAACTCAGGGTAGTCACTATTTAA